The DNA segment ACCAGCGGATAGTTGCGGTCCGTCCGCCGCATCGAGGGCGCTGTGGAATTCCGCGGAGATCGAGGCGCGCGCACTACACTGCCGCTTTGGGTGTTCTGCCCGGTTTGGCCGGGAGTTCACACCGGCCAGGTCGCCTTGGTCCAGGACATTTCCCAGAACAGATATTCGAAACGGCTGCTGGTCAGGAATAGATCCGACAGCCAAGCCGTCTCGGGTGGCGGTATCCCGTCGGCGAGTCGATCGAGCAGCTGCACCAGTCGCTTCGCGCCCTCCACGAATTCAGGTGAGGTGTAGGTTTTGATCCATTCGCGGTAGAAGGAATTGTTCCCGCCGCCACCCTCGTGCTCCAGCGCGCGGGCGATCTCCACGTAGCCGAGCTGGCAGGGCAGCACGGCGGCCACGATCTCGACGATCGAGCCACTGTATGCGGTGCTTAAAAGGTGGCGCGTATATCCGTGAGTTACCGGCGCCGCGCGAGCGCCAGTGAGAGCCGAGTCCGCGATGCCCAGACGCTTGCAGTAGTCGCGGTGTAACTGCATTTCGGTCTGCAGGGTGTCATTGAGCAGGCCCGAAAATAGCCCCATGACGCCAAGGTCGCGCGCTTTCGCGGAGGCCAGCGCGAACACGCGACAATACTCGACCAGAAAGAGGTAATCCTGTTCCAAGTAGAAGCCAAAGCGATCTACCGGCAGGGTGCCGTCGCCGAGCCCGCGCACGAACGGGTGGGCAAGCTCGCGCTTCCAGATTTCCGCGGCGTCGGAGCGCAGGATGCTACTCAATGAGTCCATCACAGCCGATCAGGTCTTGTCAGAGGCGAGGTGATTGAGGAGTCGCGCGCCGCGTCCCAGCTCGGGAGATTGCGCGATGGCGCGGGTGACGAAGTGCTTGGCGGCGCCAATCGCGTCGGCAAGCGGGTCGCCCAGCGCGAGCCGCGCCGCAATGGCCGCGGACAAGGTACATCCGGCTCCGTGTGCCCGGGCGCCGCGGCGGGGCATGCTGTATTCGTGGATTTCGTGGCCGTCGAAGAAGACATCGAGCGCGTCGCCTTTAAGCGCACCGCCGGTAACGAGCGCGGCCCGCGCGCCGATGTGAACCAGTTCGCGCGCGGCCCTTCGCATCGCGTCACGCCCGGTGATCTCCTCGCGTCCCAGCAGGATCTCGGTCTCGCGCAGATTGGGCGTGACCAGTAGCGCGAGCGGAAACATGTGCTCGCGCAGTGCCGCGACCGCGCCCGGAGTAAGCAGCAAATCGCCGCTTGCCGCGACCATCACCGGGTCGACCACCAGGTTGGGAATCGAGCGTTCGCGTACCGCCGCCGCCACCACTTCGATGATCTCGGTACGGGAGAGCATTCCGCTCTTGGCCGCCGCCACCGGCAGATCGTCCATCACCGCCTGGATTTGCGCGCTCACGAACTGCGCATCCAGAT comes from the Candidatus Binataceae bacterium genome and includes:
- the thiD gene encoding bifunctional hydroxymethylpyrimidine kinase/phosphomethylpyrimidine kinase, which encodes MLKVVLSIAGSDSSGGAGIQADLKTFSALGVFGATAITALTAQNTLGVRSVADLDAQFVSAQIQAVMDDLPVAAAKSGMLSRTEIIEVVAAAVRERSIPNLVVDPVMVAASGDLLLTPGAVAALREHMFPLALLVTPNLRETEILLGREEITGRDAMRRAARELVHIGARAALVTGGALKGDALDVFFDGHEIHEYSMPRRGARAHGAGCTLSAAIAARLALGDPLADAIGAAKHFVTRAIAQSPELGRGARLLNHLASDKT
- the tenA gene encoding thiaminase II, whose product is MDSLSSILRSDAAEIWKRELAHPFVRGLGDGTLPVDRFGFYLEQDYLFLVEYCRVFALASAKARDLGVMGLFSGLLNDTLQTEMQLHRDYCKRLGIADSALTGARAAPVTHGYTRHLLSTAYSGSIVEIVAAVLPCQLGYVEIARALEHEGGGGNNSFYREWIKTYTSPEFVEGAKRLVQLLDRLADGIPPPETAWLSDLFLTSSRFEYLFWEMSWTKATWPV